A genomic region of Miscanthus floridulus cultivar M001 chromosome 3, ASM1932011v1, whole genome shotgun sequence contains the following coding sequences:
- the LOC136542154 gene encoding uncharacterized protein, whose amino-acid sequence MELSTPIGSSLARTAAMALVSPNLKVGLQITNQMCVRGMRLQCQFSHRLPSVACSMLLNTQPSQRTNHKDCGLLQVQCTENLMQSSVSFSDFSVSACTEEDGLIKLQVNVSGTMTDSIFEKVFTKNVAAAQPLPGFRRMKGGKTPDIKKEVALHLIGPSKVKKETIKKTINSTVAEYVQKEGLTASKNLKVQQSYEELEAAFEPGKEFCFDATVHLQ is encoded by the exons ATGGAGTTATCCACTCCCATCGGGAGCTCCCTTGCTAGAACTGCGGCCATGGCCCTCGTCAGCCCCAACCTCAAG GTTGGTCTGCAGATAACCAATCAAATGTGTGTGAGGGGGATGCGACTTCAATGCCAATTTTCTCATAGACTACCATCTGTAGCTTGTTCAATGTTGTTAAACACACAACCTTCACAACG AACCAACCATAAAGATTGTGGTTTGCTTCAGGTGCAAT GTACAGAAAACCTGATGCAGTCGTCAGTATCTTTCAGTGACTTCTCTGTTTCAGCGTGTACTGAAGAGGATGGTCTGATAAAG CTACAGGTAAATGTATCTGGTACAATGACAGATTCTATCTTCGAGAAAGTTTTCACGAAGAATGTTGCCGCCGCACAACCCCTTCCTGGCTTTCGACGAATGAAAGGCG GGAAAACTCCAGAC ATAAAGAAAGAAGTTGCTCTACACTTAATTGGACCATCAAAAGTGAAGAAGGAAACCATCAAGAAAACTATAAATAGCACGGTTGCTGAGTATGTTCAAAAG GAGGGCCTGACTGCATCGAAGAATCTGAAAGTTCAGCAGAGCTATGAAGAACTTGAAGCAGCATTTGAACCAGGGAAAGAATTTTGCTTTGACGCAACAGTTCATTTACAATAA